Proteins encoded together in one Salvelinus fontinalis isolate EN_2023a chromosome 6, ASM2944872v1, whole genome shotgun sequence window:
- the LOC129858688 gene encoding moesin-like isoform X2 has translation MSSINVRVTTMDAELEFAILPSTTGKQLFDQIVKTIGLRETWFFGLQYQDSKGFSTWLKLNKRVTAQDVRRENPLLIKFRAKFYPEDVAEELIQEATQRLFFLQVKEGILNDDIYCPPETAVLLASYSVQTKHGDYKKDYHFPGYLSRDKLLPQRVLEQHKLNKEQWENRIKVWHEEHKGVLREDAMVEYLKIAQDLEMYGVNYFSIKNKKGSELWLGVDALGLNIYQNTDKMTPKIGFPWSEIRNISFNDKKFVIKPMDKKAPDFVFYAPRLRINKRILALCMGNHDLYMRRRKPDSIEVQQMKAQAREEKTKRQMEKALLESEKKKRENAEKETEKIARETMELIGRLKQIEEETKKAQEELDEQTRRALELEKERTFSQEEAERLEKERKAAEEAKASLLQQSESQMKNQENLATDLTSKISLLEDVKQKKDDDTKRWQKRDSVQGDHDETDESSAEASAELTSPGMVRDRSEEERMTEAQKNERLQKHLKALSSELASARDDSKNTLNDLIHAENVKAGRDKYRTLRQIRQGNTKQRIDEFESM, from the exons ATGTCTTCT ATCAATGTTCGCGTCACCACCATGGACGCTGAGCTGGAGTTTGCCATCCTGCCCAGCACCACTGGCAAACAACTCTTCGACCAG ATAGTGAAGACCATCGGGCTGAGAGAGACCTGGTTCTTCGGCCTACAGTACCAGGACAGCAAAGGCTTCTCTACCTGGCTCAAACTCAACAAGAGA GTGACAGCTCAGGATGTACGCAGGGAGAACCCTCTGTTGATAAAGTTCAGGGCCAAGTTCTACCCTGAAGACGTAGCCGAGGAACTGATCCAAGAGGCCACGCAACGACTTTTCTTCctgcag GTGAAGGAGGGCATCCTGAATGATGATATCTACTGTCCTCCTGAGACAGCTGTGCTGTTGGCCTCCTACTCTGTTCAGACCAAACATGGAGACTACAAGAAGGACTACCACTTCCCTGGTTACCTCAGCAGGGACAAGCTGCTTCCCCAGAG GGTTCTGGAGCAGCACAAGCTGAACAAGGAGCAGTGGGAGAACAGGATAAAGGTGTGGCATGAGGAGCACAAGGGAGTGCTGAG GGAGGATGCCATGGTGGAGTATCTGAAGATAGCTCAGGATCTAGAGATGTATGGAGTCAACTACTTCAGCATCAAGAACAAGAAGGGGTCAGAGCTGTGGCTGGGGGTAGACGCTCTGGGCCTCAACATATACCAGAACACTGACAA GATGACCCCTAAGATCGGCTTCCCATGGAGTGAGATCAGAAACATTTCCTTCAACGACAAGAAGTTTGTTATAAAGCCCATGGACAAGAAAGCCCCG GATTTTGTGTTCTACGCCCCTCGTCTACGGATCAACAAGCGCATCCTGGCACTGTGCATGGGGAACCACGACCTGTACATGAGGAGGAGGAAGCCAGACTCCATCGAGGTCCAACAGATGAAAGCCCAGGCCCGCGAGGAGAAGActaagagacagatggagaa AGCTCTGCTTGAAAgcgagaagaagaagagagagaatgcggagaaggagacagagaagatCGCCAGAGAAACCATGGAGCTGATAGGCAGACTGAAACAGATTGAGGAAGAGACCAAGAAAGCTCAGGAAG agctggATGAGCAGACTCGCAGGGCCCTGgagctggagaaagagaggacgtTTTCCCAGGAGGAGGCAGAGCGTCTGGAGAAGGAGCGCAAGGCAGCGGAAGAGGCCAAGGCATCCCTCCTACagcagtcagagagccagatgaaGAACCAGGAgaacctg GCTACTGATTTGACCTCTAAGATCTCCCTTCTGGAGGACGTAAAGCAGAAGAAGGACGACGATACAAAGAGATGGCAGAAGAGG GACTCTGTGCAGGGGGACCACGACGAGACCGACGAGAGCAGCGCCGAGGCCAGCGCCGAGCTGACATCACCAGGAATGGTCAGAGACCGCAGCGAGGAGGAACGCATGACGGAGGCTCAGAAGAATGAACGGCTACAGAAACACCTAAAG
- the LOC129858688 gene encoding moesin-like isoform X1 produces the protein MSSSPTTTCDWMILQVEQKNINVRVTTMDAELEFAILPSTTGKQLFDQIVKTIGLRETWFFGLQYQDSKGFSTWLKLNKRVTAQDVRRENPLLIKFRAKFYPEDVAEELIQEATQRLFFLQVKEGILNDDIYCPPETAVLLASYSVQTKHGDYKKDYHFPGYLSRDKLLPQRVLEQHKLNKEQWENRIKVWHEEHKGVLREDAMVEYLKIAQDLEMYGVNYFSIKNKKGSELWLGVDALGLNIYQNTDKMTPKIGFPWSEIRNISFNDKKFVIKPMDKKAPDFVFYAPRLRINKRILALCMGNHDLYMRRRKPDSIEVQQMKAQAREEKTKRQMEKALLESEKKKRENAEKETEKIARETMELIGRLKQIEEETKKAQEELDEQTRRALELEKERTFSQEEAERLEKERKAAEEAKASLLQQSESQMKNQENLATDLTSKISLLEDVKQKKDDDTKRWQKRDSVQGDHDETDESSAEASAELTSPGMVRDRSEEERMTEAQKNERLQKHLKALSSELASARDDSKNTLNDLIHAENVKAGRDKYRTLRQIRQGNTKQRIDEFESM, from the exons ATGTCTTCT TCCCCTACAACCACTTGCGATTGGATGATCCTGCAGGTTGAACAGAAAAAT ATCAATGTTCGCGTCACCACCATGGACGCTGAGCTGGAGTTTGCCATCCTGCCCAGCACCACTGGCAAACAACTCTTCGACCAG ATAGTGAAGACCATCGGGCTGAGAGAGACCTGGTTCTTCGGCCTACAGTACCAGGACAGCAAAGGCTTCTCTACCTGGCTCAAACTCAACAAGAGA GTGACAGCTCAGGATGTACGCAGGGAGAACCCTCTGTTGATAAAGTTCAGGGCCAAGTTCTACCCTGAAGACGTAGCCGAGGAACTGATCCAAGAGGCCACGCAACGACTTTTCTTCctgcag GTGAAGGAGGGCATCCTGAATGATGATATCTACTGTCCTCCTGAGACAGCTGTGCTGTTGGCCTCCTACTCTGTTCAGACCAAACATGGAGACTACAAGAAGGACTACCACTTCCCTGGTTACCTCAGCAGGGACAAGCTGCTTCCCCAGAG GGTTCTGGAGCAGCACAAGCTGAACAAGGAGCAGTGGGAGAACAGGATAAAGGTGTGGCATGAGGAGCACAAGGGAGTGCTGAG GGAGGATGCCATGGTGGAGTATCTGAAGATAGCTCAGGATCTAGAGATGTATGGAGTCAACTACTTCAGCATCAAGAACAAGAAGGGGTCAGAGCTGTGGCTGGGGGTAGACGCTCTGGGCCTCAACATATACCAGAACACTGACAA GATGACCCCTAAGATCGGCTTCCCATGGAGTGAGATCAGAAACATTTCCTTCAACGACAAGAAGTTTGTTATAAAGCCCATGGACAAGAAAGCCCCG GATTTTGTGTTCTACGCCCCTCGTCTACGGATCAACAAGCGCATCCTGGCACTGTGCATGGGGAACCACGACCTGTACATGAGGAGGAGGAAGCCAGACTCCATCGAGGTCCAACAGATGAAAGCCCAGGCCCGCGAGGAGAAGActaagagacagatggagaa AGCTCTGCTTGAAAgcgagaagaagaagagagagaatgcggagaaggagacagagaagatCGCCAGAGAAACCATGGAGCTGATAGGCAGACTGAAACAGATTGAGGAAGAGACCAAGAAAGCTCAGGAAG agctggATGAGCAGACTCGCAGGGCCCTGgagctggagaaagagaggacgtTTTCCCAGGAGGAGGCAGAGCGTCTGGAGAAGGAGCGCAAGGCAGCGGAAGAGGCCAAGGCATCCCTCCTACagcagtcagagagccagatgaaGAACCAGGAgaacctg GCTACTGATTTGACCTCTAAGATCTCCCTTCTGGAGGACGTAAAGCAGAAGAAGGACGACGATACAAAGAGATGGCAGAAGAGG GACTCTGTGCAGGGGGACCACGACGAGACCGACGAGAGCAGCGCCGAGGCCAGCGCCGAGCTGACATCACCAGGAATGGTCAGAGACCGCAGCGAGGAGGAACGCATGACGGAGGCTCAGAAGAATGAACGGCTACAGAAACACCTAAAG